The Pochonia chlamydosporia 170 chromosome Unknown PCv3seq00027, whole genome shotgun sequence genome has a window encoding:
- a CDS encoding transcription factor (similar to Metarhizium robertsii ARSEF 23 XP_007825794.1), which produces MADRTEDTPIDHQAKDSSQASGRDEAAKSDKIPACQSCRKKKSKCSREYPCSQCVKSGNKLKGGIKTGYIERLNRRMDAIEEMFVGQSILFQELLQAESISRQDCDDKAPRSSVDKKRKRASDDGFVAVERPQQAVDNADSIDMSEVIPPPEQLNSILDDFFKYFHPWLPMFHVETFRRKVGDPNRTTGTSLLVQAIVAVASHFRSNDGKLSEEQHKKLQQYASECRQRVISSSTESNSKESTQALLLLAFGSIKRGNSASPWSLVAVVTHRVLDLNLHVEEFSIGKHVSGDSSKVLPVEEEAHTWIEVEEHRRISNPTIPSKSVRRRLPYGSSSWEQGRDVKALFFMIDEEPSETEAGSLFFTEHHGTERPNGIDGFGFMIEASELLFQVTKFHMQNTVELDNPSGLSFWLSKLRWLDSRLLQWELRVAKRWRGDTSNGDTDPNLTLAHLTYNAAILALHRTLAYPPDFTQSWLTERISAESRETCMMAANKIATIAKCYLDTNNGIPPHQFVLCLYIAGHFYANHNHTAYRSIQLAQLKSIISVLNEISRRSSWNGNEANNSKCDSPAARFTHTLSASFLTMAGGKQVQNPACQRA; this is translated from the exons ATGGCGGACAGAACGGAGGATACGCCCATTGATCACCAGGCCAAGGATTCGTCCCAAGCGAGTGGGCGAGATGAAGCGGCCAAGTCCGATAAAATACCTGC ATGTCAGTCATGTCGGAAGAAAAAGTCAAAATGTTCCCGAGAATACCCATGCTCTCAATGCGTGAAGTCAGGCAA CAAGCTGAAAGGTGGTATTAAAACAGGCTATATTGAACGCCTGAATCGGAGAATGG ACGCCATTGAGGAAATGTTCGTCGGTCAAAGTATCCTTTTTCAAGAATTACTACAAGCAGAAAGTATTTCCCGGCAAGACTGTGACGACAAAGCCCCAAGAAGTTCTGTGGATAAAAAGCGCAAACGAGCGTCAGACGACGgttttgttgctgttgaacGACCTCAACAAGCTGTTGATAACGCCGATAGTATTGACATGTCTGAGGTAATTCCACCACCAGAGCAGCTCAATTCTATTCTGGACGACTTTTTCAAATACTTCCACCCGTGGTTGCCGATGTTTCACGTCGAAACCTTTCGACGAAAGGTTGGAGATCCAAATCGGACTACTGGAACATCTCTACTTGTCCAGGCTATTGTTGCGGTTGCATCACACTTCCGGAGTAATGACGGCAAGTTGTCAGAAGAGCAGCACAAGAAACTGCAACAATATGCATCAGAATGCCGTCAAAGAGTAATCAGTTCCTCAACTGAGAGCAACTCAAAAGAATCTActcaagctcttctcttGTTGGCATTCGGCTCT ATCAAACGAGGCAACAGTGCATCACCATGGTCGCTTGTTGCGGTCGTAACTCACAGGGTTCTCGATTTGAACCTACACGTGGAGGAATTTTCGATAGGAAAACACGTTTCTGGCGATTCTTCCAAAGTTCTGCcagttgaggaagaggctcATACCTGGATTGAGGTGGAGGAACATCGGAGGAT AAGTAATCCAACTATACCGAGTAAAAGCGTTCGGCGAAGACTACCTTATGGCAGCTCTAGCTGGGAGCAGGGCCGCGATGTTAAAGCTTTATTCTTCATGATTGACGAGGAACCGTCTGAGACGGAAGCTGGATCCTTATTCTTTACAGAACACCACGGCACCGAACGGCCCAATGGAATCGATGGTTTCGGCTTCATGATAGAGGCGAGTGAGCTGCTGTTCCAGGTGACCAAATTCCACATGCAGAACACTGTTGAACTGGACAATCCTTCAGGGCTCTCCTTCTGGCTCAGCAAACTCCGGTGGCTAGATTCCAGGCTTCTGCA GTGGGAGCTACGCGTTGCAAAACGATGGCGAGGCGACACTAGCAACGGCGATACTGATCCAAACTTGACCCTTGCGCATTTAACTTATAATGCAGCAATACTTGCACTGCATAGAACCCTCGCCTATCCACCCGACTTCACACAGTCTTGGTTGACGGAGCGCATATCCGCGGAATCGAGAGAGACCTGTATGATGGCAGCGAATAAGATTGCCACGATTGCCAAATGCTACCTAGATACAAATAACGGAATACCTCCTCACCAATTCGTGTTGTGCTTGTATATTGCTGGTCATTTTTATGCGA ACCACAATCACACGGCTTATCGGTCGATACAGCTTGCACAATTGAAGTCAATCATCTCGGTGCTCAACGAAATTTCTCGCCGATCTAGTTGGAATGGAAACGAGGCAAACAATTCAAAGTGTGATTCGCCAGCTGCTAGGTTCACTCACACTCTGTCAGCGAGCTTCCTGACCATGGCTGGGGGGAAGCAGGTGCAGAACCCAGCTTGTCAACGGGCATGA
- a CDS encoding peptidyl-arginine deiminase family protein (similar to Cordyceps militaris CM01 XP_006673790.1), which produces MAITSVFHMPFEGKQHARTLTAWPDQISQKDNVDLKGAETDVAAIANAIVKFEPVTLLCNPKNISKAKALVSPLVDIKEIEVDELWIRDTGPVYVTDANGQLVGLDLNFNYWGNKYPGTVDSKVASLALAKDGTKRIQAPFVAEGGAIEVDGEGTLLATESSLINDNRNPGMTKADLERHFKSYLGVTKVIWVKGAKDQDITDWHIDALARFACPGTVLLSQPGTESSQVVTDTFKNAKSVLEAETDAKGRKLQVYEVEEANPSLFDGEPYQVVLSYLNYLLVNGGVLIPAFGDEAADGKALRLFKKVFPDREVAQVHLSTLRRLGGGIHCATQQVPEV; this is translated from the coding sequence ATGGCTATAACTTCTGTGTTCCATATGCCCTTTGAAGGGAAACAGCACGCAAGAACCTTGACCGCTTGGCCCGACCAGATTTCTCAAAAAGACAATGTCGACCTCAAAGGTGCGGAGACAGACGTTGCAGCAATTGCGAATGCTATCGTCAAGTTTGAGCCGGTCACCTTGCTTTGCAACCCCAAGAATAtctcaaaggcaaaggctttAGTGTCACCTCTTGTTGATATCAAGGAGATAGAGGTCGATGAGCTCTGGATTCGCGACACCGGCCCCGTGTATGTCACAGACGCTAACGGGCAGCTCGTTGGCCTTGACTTGAACTTCAACTACTGGGGCAATAAGTACCCAGGTACTGTTGATTCCAAGGTTGCGAGCTTAGCTCTGGCCAAAGACGGCACCAAGAGAATTCAGGCACCTTTCGTTGCAGAAGGTGGAGCAATTGAAGTCGACGGCGAAGGAACACTTCTCGCCACTGAGAGCTCCCTCATCAATGACAATCGAAACCCGGGAATGACCAAAGCCGATCTGGAGAGACACTTCAAATCCTATTTGGGAGTTACCAAAGTTATTTGGGTCAAGGGAGCCAAAGACCAAGACATCACGGACTGGCATATTGACGCTCTAGCTCGATTTGCGTGCCCCGGTACCgttcttctcagccagccAGGTACCGAATCTAGCCAAGTTGTCACCGACACGTTCAAAAATGCAAAGTCCGTCTTGGAAGCAGAGACTGATGCCAAAGGTCGCAAACTGCAGGTTTAcgaggtggaggaggcgaaCCCCAGCCTGTTTGACGGCGAGCCCTACCAGGTCGTTCTTTCGTATCTCAATTATCTTCTTGTGAATGGCGGAGTACTTATACCTGCAtttggagatgaagctgcTGATGGTAAGGCTTTGCGGTTGTTTAAGAAGGTATTTCCTGATCGTGAGGTAGCGCAGGTGCATTTGAGTACGTTGAGGAGGCTGGGAGGGGGTATTCACTGCGCGACACAGCAGGTACCTGAAGTTTAG
- a CDS encoding glycoside hydrolase family 10 protein (similar to Bipolaris sorokiniana ND90Pr XP_007705008.1), which translates to MHLSSLTVATLVLGTLATPSRHHPGKKVGLNEAITRKGKTWFGTAVTVRKDKVERAILDNTAEFDSITPENAMKWDLTEPTRNHFEWEAADAVVDLAVANGQQMHCHNLVWHSRLPCWVLDGKWDNKTLIDIMTNHIKTVATKYKGHCTRWDVLNEALNDNGTYRDSVWYRTIGEAFIPIAFRAAAEADPTAKLFYNDFDLEYGDAKTEGARRIVKLIQSYGVRIDGVGFQAHLASETSNTINRTVPSLQVLTNSLESLANLDVDVAYTELDIRMKLPATEEKLKVQANDYARVAASCMAVKRCVGITVWGFSDKYNWIPNFFSGEGAATLWDENLKKKPAYKAVLDAIRK; encoded by the exons ATGCATCTTTCTTCTCTCACAGTGGCCACATTGGTCTTGGGCACCCTCGCCACGCCCAGCCGCCACCATCC GGGAAAGAAAGTCGGTCTGAACGAGGCCATCACCCGCAAGGGCAAGACATGGTTCGGCACAGCAGTGACCGTCcgcaaggacaaggttgaGCGCGCTATCCTTGACAACACGGCTGAATTTGACTCGATCACTCCGGAAAATGCCATGAAATGGGACTTGACAGAGCCGACACGAAACCACTTCGAATGggaggctgctgatgctgtggttGATCTTGCCGTGGCAAATGGGCAGCAAATGCATTGCCACAACCTAGTTTGGCACTCCCGTCTTCCTTGCTGGGTGTTGGACGGAAAATGGGACAACAAGACGTTGATTGACATTATGACCAACCATATCAAGACGGTGGCTACTAAATACAAGGGGCACTGTACACGATGGGACGTTCTCAATGAAG CACTAAATGACAACGGCACGTATCGGGATTCGGTCTGGTATCGCACCATTGGAGAAGCCTTTATCCCTATTGCATTCCGCGCTGCTGCCGAGGCAGACCCCACGGCGAAGCTGTTCTACAACGATTTCGACCTCGAGTACGGAGACGCCAAGACCGAAGGCGCTCGCAGGATTGTCAAACTGATTCAATCGTACGGTGTTCGTATCGATGGTGTTGGTTTCCAAGCCCATCTCGCTTCCGagaccagcaacaccatAAATCGCACTGTTCCTTCACTGCAAGTCTTGACCAACAGCTTAGAGTCACTAGCAAATCTCGACGTGGACGTCGCATACACTGAGCTCGACATCCGCATGAAACTGCCTGCTACtgaggagaagttgaaggtcCAGGCAAATGATTACGCGCGCGTGGCGGCTTCGTGCATGGCAGTCAAGCGGTGTGTAGGCATTACGGTGTGG GGATTCTCTGATAAGTATAATTGGATTCCTAATTTCTTCTCTGGCGAAGGAGCTGCTACGTTGTGGGATGAgaatttgaagaagaagccagCGTATAAGGCGGTTCTGGATGCCATCAGAAAGTAA
- a CDS encoding agmatine deiminase (similar to Cordyceps militaris CM01 XP_006673792.1), translating into MLFRTVIMANAVTAAFFRPAEWEKQSQVIMAWPSAENDAYEGKSDLDSATRDVSAIAESVALFEPVTLLVTEDRYEEAETRFKNSSGKIHVKAIQGYPKLDLWMRDMAPTFVVNDDDNDAKLYGVDFNFNGWGNKYPVGQCLSLAAKILYDMHTPGTKSSLVTEGGSLEVDGEGTLVITESSILIDNRNPGKSRQDVEAELRRTLGIEKFIWIPGRKGLEVTDGHIDGLARFVSPGHVVLSKPSKLDDSVWTKIYDEAYDILYNATDAKGRQLKITEITEADMYAVGMDPKILKDIESGEQDSPAYNYVNYLLVNGGVIFPQFGDKKADAAALKTIRGLYKDREVEPVYIEDLPFLGGGIHCSTQEVPVPKN; encoded by the coding sequence ATGCTCTTCCGCACAGTGATCATGGCAAATGCCGTCACTGCCGCCTTCTTCCGTCCCGCTGAATGGGAGAAGCAGTCACAAGTCATCATGGCGTGGCCATCTGCCGAAAACGATGCCTACGAAGGCAAGTCAGACTTGGATTCCGCAACAAGGGATGTCTCAGCGATAGCTGAGTCCGTCGCACTGTTCGAGCCTGTAACCCTCCTCGTCACCGAAGACCGTTacgaagaagcagaaactAGATTCAAGAATTCGTCTGGCAAAATACACGTCAAAGCCATTCAGGGCTATCCCAAGCTCGACCTATGGATGCGCGACATGGCACCTACTTTCGTTGTCAAcgatgacgacaatgacGCCAAGTTGTATGGCGTGGACTTCAATTTCAACGGCTGGGGAAATAAGTACCCGGTTGGGCAATGCCTATCCCTGGCTGCGAAGATACTCTACGACATGCACACTCCGGGAACTAAATCATCGCTTGTGACTGAGGGAGGTTCCCTCGAAGTTGACGGTGAAGGAACTCTGGTTATCACCGAGAGTTCCATCCTCATTGATAACCGTAATCCGGGCAAGAGCCGTCAAGACGTTGAGGCCGAGCTGCGCCGCACTCTTGGCATCGAAAAATTTATCTGGATTCCAGGACGAAAAGGGCTAGAAGTTACAGATGGCCATATCGATGGCCTAGCCCGCTTCGTGTCACCTGGGCACGTTGTTCTCAGCAAACCTAGCAAGCTGGATGATAGTGTTTGGACCAAGATCTACGACGAAGCCTACGACATTCTCTACAATGCTACTGATGCCAAGGGGCGACAGCTTAAAATCACGGAGATAACGGAAGCAGATATGTACGCCGTCGGTATGGATCCCAAGATCCTCAAAGATATTGAGTCGGGCGAGCAGGATTCCCCAGCATACAATTACGTCAACTACTTGTTGGTTAATGGTGGTGTTATTTTTCCGCAGTTTGGTGATAAGAAGGCGGATGCGGCTGCCCTGAAGACTATTCGTGGGTTGTACAAGGACCGAGAAGTTGAGCCTGTGTATATTGAGGATTTGCCGTTCCTCGGTGGCGGAATTCACTGTTCGACTCAGGAAGTTCCGGTTCCCAAAAATTAG
- a CDS encoding major facilitator superfamily transporter (similar to Cordyceps militaris CM01 XP_006673789.1) has product MDQPSSVSGETHPNQDPPGTLRLYSRAANEEYEDIVLIPPPTNSPNDPLRWSNWRKYWFTAALIILTGLVSGLSMCSGSASFALTQELGISSNAYNISIALLYIGTGTGAYLMAPMARLIGCKLCYIICVVFGILGSVMFSMVQDTGLLIASQLFIGVALSCAGAMVQHSLSDIYYEHQRGAAIGLYVLAISGGSFMGPLIAGFIVDNAALGWRWIGWLGAICSGAVLFLVLFTLESTSFDRMYHLHQEEVVLDTKLKPILSGKTDVTADHNEHQTSESIDDGKKSLRQRYALITTLATQKGKIRRKYAYSLYHTPQCFVLPAVIFAGIQWGAQLSYLSFYLTVENINYFQPPWSYGNVAVALMCVPCLIGLVLGIIYAIFFGSFFIRWRAKRNEGVFEAEYILWLILPNSLIGSAGLLLFGIGTERQWSWPIIYFGLGLIGFNWGCAGDISISYMQMAYPEAILECMVGVAVINNTFGCVFTFAAGPWLEGQTLTQVFVALAVINFVITIAAAPMIYWGKMLRWKSLSRYKAFCSGIAS; this is encoded by the exons ATGGATCAACCATCATCTGTATCCGGAGAGACCCATCCGAATCAAGACCCTCCTGGTACACTACGACTGTATTCTCGCGCTGCAAATGAAGAATACGAAGACATTGTACTCATCCCGCCGCCAACTAATTCACCAAACGACCCCCTGAGATGGTCCAACTGGAGAAAATACTGGTTCACTGCAGCCTTGATTATCCTCACTGGGCTCGTTTCCGGACTTTCAATGTGCTCGGGGTCGGCATCCTTCGCCCTCACCCAGGAACTAGGCATATCAAGTAATGCTTACAACATATCGATTGCATTGCTGTACATAGGAACCGGGACGGGAGCGTACCTCATGGCCCCAATGGCAAGGCTGATTGGCTGCAAACTCTGCTACATTATCTGTGTGGTATTCGGCATCTTGGGATCGGTCATGTTCTCCATGGTCCAAGACACGGGGCTGTTGATCGCTTCTCAGCTCTTCATCGGCGTCGCTTTGTCATGTGCCGGCGCCATGGTGCAGCACTCATTAAGCGACATTTATTATGAGCACCAGCGCGGCGCTGCCATCGGATTGTATGTCCTCGCTATATCTGGGGGCTCGTTCATGGGCCCTTTGATAGCTGGTTTTATCGTTGACAATGCTGCGCTTGGGTGGCGATGGATAGGTTGGCTGGGTGCTATTTGCTCTGGTGCGGTCTTATTTCTCGTGCTATTTACGTTGGAAAGTACGTCGTTTGACCGGATGTATCAccttcatcaagaagaagtagTGTTGGACACGAAACTTAAACCAATACTATCGGGAAAGACGGACGTGACTGCCGATCACAACgaacaccagaccagtgaATCCATCGACGATGGAAAGAAGTCTCTCAGACAGCGGTATGCTTTAATCACGACTTTGGCAACGCAAAAGGGGAAAATACGCCGCAAATACGCGTACAGTTTATACCACACACCCCAGTGTTTCGTCTTACCAGCCGTCATATTCGCCGGGATACAATGGGGCGCACAGCTGTCCTACCTGTCCTTCTATCTGACGGTCGAAAACATAAACTACTTTCAACCCCCATGGAGCTATGGCAATGTAGCCGTGGCTTTAATGTGCGTCCCTTGTCTGATTGGTCTTGTCTTGGGTATTATATATGCCATATTCTTCGGGTCCTTTTTCATCAGATGGAGGGCAAAGCGAAACGAGGGCGTATTCGAAGCTGAGTACATTTTGTGGCTTATCCTCCCTAACTCGTTAATCGGGTCCGCTGGACTCCTACTATTTGGAATTGGGACAGAAAGGCAATGGAGTTGGCCGATTATTTACTTTGGGCTGGGTCTCATTGGGTTCAACTGGGGATGTGCCGGAGACATCAGCATATCGTACATGCAAATGGCCTATCCTGAGGCTATTCTGGAATGCATGGTTGGCGTTGCTGTGATTAACAACACTTTTGGTTGCGTTTTCACTTTTGCAGCAG GGCCATGGCTCGAGGGCCAAACACTTACGCAGGTCTTTGTGGCTCTTGCAGTCATCAATTTTGTAATCACCATAGCAGCTGCGCCTATGATTTATTGGGGCAAAATGTTGCGCTGGAAGTCACTTTCTCGGTACAAGGCCTTTTGCTCTGGAATAGCATCATGA
- a CDS encoding serine/threonine protein kinase, AGC family (similar to Metarhizium robertsii ARSEF 23 XP_011411411.1) — protein MSSGVSHHGPAPQRQNPGGYSWEDKYDLAGVIQPHEPLERYIAGGFHPVALGDTFYNGRYTIRYKLGYGGYSTVCPSTVQGHSTLRCSNLYRLTRDRQWVSLKIKQARISTSSLDEDADIKALTTMEQKHASNNPPIPRYFPQLLQSFQHHGPTGTHTCLVTELLGPTISLMIKAYNDIDVQETFRPDTILRASRQLLEAIHAMHGSGIVLICTDISPGNVAFTCQGILENDEEDHILKALGGNPFIAEYTGQSPRPENLPKQLVQTACWTGWYDCPEEDIRLIDWGEAFPIDETRSNLAQPHGLQSPETFFVGSFDYRHDLWRIHYLFYQKPPFGFPSVREKQIQKHAQVIGPLPPEWQAQWQQWVKENPQPKSMRIDDAFTPLNESFEPRRQDVISNTEANDGIDKEDWTEDDYQALRCLLGVMEGLMQHEPDKRISAKEAAGKIDWVDQWREQDSDLDVDE, from the exons ATGTCTTCAGGTGTTTCACATCACGGGCCGGCACCTCAACGACAAAATCCAGGCGGTTACTCTTGGGAGGACAAATATGATCTAGCCGGTGTTATTCAACCCCACGAACCACTTGAGCGCTATATAGCAGGGGGCTTTCACCCCGTGGCACTTGGTGATACATTTTATAATGGCAGGTATACAATCCGCTACAAACTTGGATATGGGGGCTATTCAACAGTATG TCCTTCCACCGTTCAAGGCCACTCCACCTTGAGATGCTCCAACCTCTATAGGCTAACCCGTGACAGGCAATGGGTCTCTCTGAAGATTAAACAGGCTAGGATTTCAACGAGCTCTTTGGACGAAGATGCAGACATAAAAGCCCTAACGACCATGGAACAGAAACATGCATCCAACAATCCACCAATCCCGAGATACTTTCCTCAGCTCTTACAGAGTTTCCAACATCATGGGCCAACCGGGACCCATACATGTCTCGTCACTGAACTTCTGGGACCAACAATCTCTTTAATGATTAAGGCTTACAACGACATTGACGTACAGGAAACCTTTCGACCAGATACAATTCTCAGGGCCTCCAGACAACTTCTAGAGGCTATTCATGCCATGCATGGATCTGGAATTGT GCTAATTTGCACAGATATATCCCCTGGAAATGTTGCCTTTACCTGCCAGGGCATTCTGGAGAATGACGAGGAAGATCACATCCTAAAGGCTCTTGGAGGTAATCCCTTTATTGCAGAGTATACCGGACAATCTCCGCGACCAGAAAACCTCCCAAAGCAGCTTGTACAAACAGCCTGTTGGACAGGCTGGTATGACTGCCCAGAGGAGGACATTCGTCTAATCGACTGGGGAGAAGCATTTCCTATCGACGAGACACGGTCAAATCTTGCCCAACCACACGGTCTTCAATCGCCAGAAACCTTCTTTGTCGGCTCTTTTGATTATCGGCACGATCTATGGAGA ATTCACTACTTGTTTTATCAGAAACCTCCATTTGGGTTTCCTTCTGTTAGGGAAAAGCAAATCCAGAAACATGCCCAGGTCATAGGACCGTTGCCTCCAGAGTGGCAAGcccaatggcagcaatggGTTAAAGAAAACCCCCAGCCTAA ATCGATGAGAATAGACGATGCATTCACACCGCTTAACGAAAGTTTTGAACCACGCAGACAAGACGTCATTTCGAACACGGAAGCCAATGACGGTATTGACAAAGAAGACTGGACGGAGGATGACTACCAGGCACTGCGTTGTCTGTTGGGTGTGATGGAGGGGTTGATGCAGCATGAACCTGATAAGCGCATTTCAGCGAAAGAGGCTGCTGGAAAAATTGATTGGGTTGATCAATGGAGAGAGCAGGATTCAGACCtggatgtggatgaatgA
- a CDS encoding C6 finger domain-containing protein (similar to Cordyceps militaris CM01 XP_006673791.1) gives MRPRRRLKLRSRTGCSRCRARHQKCDEHRPSCTRCVEAGCDCVYSEGFAGLKLRAAHLASKRPTISAGVHGTTNDLPPFLDPSHYTLLIYLVEEATSAISCHESIRYDTSSALLCAGSNYPCFLYSGLVFAALHKVSFLRCPEAIQRVTMQILELRAKALSMLQIELQSQNKSDEEVVMATALMLATCELRYSPRHHTWRNHFEVTRRLIEQRQSSRKSQHGDTTLSRFIDRRFNTIQFLVSLPATWAPRTSPMTFGDCCELIPSLQTVGEIDGTMAFCRELLDVFRLVGKIEDIKYWSRNAGDPPALMVLEYWKDIAWQLVSIVLQMMERDIAQPPLLAADLGGTPSAQDVEEYRALNTIAQHVALICLYHHNIGLEHCHPNVTNSVSSIVQIAAALTQRVGLHPSICLTTALFTAGCVAGEEHQGAIAELLDVQYRVTKSQNTQVGLKLLKKLWVSAGGETSAGMAWDNEAEEMLQDFIPY, from the exons ATGCGTCCCCGGCGCCGGCTGAAGCTCCGCTCCCGTACAGGATGCTCCCGATGCAGAGCCAGACATCAGAAATGCGATGAACACCGCCCGTCATGCACCCGCTGCGTTGAAGCTGGCTGTGACTGTGTCTACAGCGAGGGATTCGCCGGCTTGAAGCTACGAGCTGCTCATTTGGCGTCAAAGAGACCTACCATCTCGGCTGGCGTGCACGGGACGACAAATGATCTCCCGCCGTTTCTTGACCCATCCCATTACACGCTTCTCATCTAtctcgttgaagaagctaCATCCGCGATTTCTTGCCATGAGAGCATTCGATATGACACATCAAGCGCGCTACTGTGCGCTGGGTCAAACTATCCTTGCTTCCTCTACTCGGGCTTGGTCTTTGCGGCATTGCACAAAGTCTCTTTTCTGCGCTGTCCAGAAGCCATTCAGAGAGTTACCATGCAGATACTGGAACTACGAGCAAAGGCGCTATCAATGTTACAGATTGAATTGCAAAGTCAGAACAAATCAGACGAAGAAGTCGTCATGGCCACAGCGCTGATGTTGGCGACCTGCGAGCTGCGATACAGCCCTCGACATCATACTTGGCGAAATCATTTTGAAGTCACAAGAAGATTGATTGAGCAGAGACAGTCATCAAGGAAATCTCAACATGGTGACACGACTCTATCGCGCTTCATTGACAGGCGCTTCAACACGATACAGTTTCTGGTTTCTTTGCCAGCAACATGGGCCCCAAGAACTTCGCCCATGACGTTTGGAGACTGTTGTGAACTCATACCCTCGCTGCAAACCGTTGGGGAAATTGACGGCACAATGGCATTTTGCAGAGAGCTCCTGGATGTTTTTAGACTGGTTGGCAAAATTGAAGACATCAAGTATTGGTCCAGAAACGCAGGAGATCCTCCGGCGCTGATGGTGCTCGAGTATTGGAAGGACATTGCTTGGCAACTAGTTTCCATTGTCCTTCAAATGATGGAACGAGACATTGCCCAGCCACCGTTACTAGCTGCGGACCTTGGTGGAACTCCGTCCGCGCAAGACGTTGAGGAATACCGCGCGTTGAATACAATCGCACAACATGTGGCGTTGATATGTTTATACCACCACAACATAGGCTTGGAGCATTGCCACCCGAATGTGACGAACTCTGTGAGCAGTATTGTTCAAATTGCGGCTGCCTTGACACAGCGTGTTGGGCTACATCCCTCGATATGCCTAACAACTGCGCTGTTTACTGCAGGCTGTGTGGCGGGAGAAGAACATCAAGGTGCAATAGCAGAGTTACTAGACGTCCAGTATCGGGTTACCAAGAGTCAGAATACGCAAGTAGGGTTGAAGTTGCTGAAGAAACTATGGGTTTCAGCGGGAGGCGAAACGAGCGCCGGGATGGCCTGGGATAACGAGGCTG AGGAAATGCTGCAGGACTTTATTCCGTACTAG
- a CDS encoding serine/threonine-protein kinase Sgk2 (similar to Metarhizium acridum CQMa 102 XP_007809567.1), with the protein MGSLIPFRHRKVLALFSKTRHHKIIASFVYWPFLRRGDQLHRSRLLSSSLKPFVTPFKRINHSTRTGKFCTETVPKIISLLPMRSMFAHRTWSSP; encoded by the coding sequence ATGGGGTCACTTATCCCGTTCAGGCACCGCAAGGTCCTGGCCTTGTtcagcaagaccagacaccacaaGATAATCGCTTCTTTCGTGTACTGGCCATTTCTCCGGCGCGGCGATCAATTACACAGGTCAAGGCTGTTATCGAGCTCCTTGAAGCCTTTCGTGACCCCATTCAAACGCATCAATCACTCTACCAGGACGGGAAAATTCTGCACAGAGACGGTTCCGAAGATAATCTCACTATTACCGATGCGGAGCATGTTTGCTCATCGGACATGGTCATCACCCTAA